In Fusarium musae strain F31 chromosome 7, whole genome shotgun sequence, a single window of DNA contains:
- a CDS encoding hypothetical protein (EggNog:ENOG41): MASSSNRNIISKNKTPIAVAAALVSAAAVITSIYRSVTTSKMSHNLHPSLKNGITKGSPNFSGGKLRCKCSSNPVEVTLSGQVAHNHACGCSKCWKPEGALFSVVAVIPRDQLQVTANGDKLTIVDKSAAIQRNACRDCGVHLFGRIENDHPFKGLDFVHVELSDEKGWQEPQFAAFVSSIIEQGFPADKANEVRQQFKDLGLESYDALSPPLMDAIASWTAAKSKI; the protein is encoded by the coding sequence ATGGCTTCATCCTCCAACCgaaacatcatctccaagaataAAACTCCCATCGCCGTTGCCGCCGCCCTAGTATCAGCTGCTGCAGTAATCACTTCCATCTACCGTTCAGTAACCACCTCCAAGATGTCTCACAACCTCCACCCCAGCCTCAAGAACGGCATCACCAAGGGTTCTCCCAACTTCTCTGGTGGCAAGCTCCGCTGCAAGTGCTCCTCCAACCCTGTCGAGGTCACCCTCAGCGGCCAGGTCGCTCACAACCACGCCTGCGGATGCTCCAAGTGCTGGAAGCCCGAGGGTGCTCTCTTCTCCGTCGTCGCTGTCATCCCCCGCGACCAGCTCCAGGTCACTGCCAACGGTGACAAGCTCACCATCGTTGACAAGAGCGCTGCTATTCAGCGAAACGCCTGCCGTGACTGCGGTGTCCACCTGTTCGGTCGCATTGAGAACGATCACCCCTTCAAGGGTCTCGACTTTGTCCACGTCGAGCTCTCTGATGAGAAGGGCTGGCAAGAGCCTCAGTTCGCCGCCTTTGTCTCTTCCATCATCGAGCAGGGCTTCCCTGCTGACAAGGCCAACGAGGTTCGACAGCAGTTCAAGGACCTTGGCCTCGAGTCCTACGATGCTCTGTCTCCCCCTCTGATGGACGCCATCGCTTCTTGGACCGccgccaagtccaagatctAA
- a CDS encoding hypothetical protein (EggNog:ENOG41), whose protein sequence is MAPQIEAVSTKSAPAPLPQFSQAVKHNGMVYCSGNVGAIPGTNFELVEGTVKDRARQAIKNLEAILKESGSSLRNIVKMNIYITNMQNFALVNEAYDEFFTWEPKPLPLGTDVEIECTAALD, encoded by the exons ATGGCCCCTCAGATCGAAGCTGTTTCCACCAAATCTGCTCCGGCTCCGCTGCCGCAGTTCTCACAGGCTGTTAAGCACAATGGCATGGTGTACTGCTCCGGAAACGTCGGAGCCATTCCTGGGACGAACTTTGAGCTGGTAGAGGGAACAGTTAAAGATAGAGCG CGACAAGCTATCAAGAATCTTGAGGCTATCCTCAAAGAGTCCGGCAGTAGTTTGAGAAACATTGTCAAGATGAACATCTACATCACAAACATGCAAAACTTTGCTCTTGTGAACGAAGCATACGATGAGTTCTTCACTTGGGAGCCCAAGCCG CTACCGTTGGGAACcgatgttgagattgagtGCACTGCAGCTCTAGACTAG
- a CDS encoding hypothetical protein (EggNog:ENOG41): MVAIKVAAAGLLIGAATASPYYAPPSNGTTHYTTEVVTAITTYCPGATTLTYGDKTYTVTSETTLTITDCPCTLSYPVKPTKPVVPHPVYTTEVITAVTTYCPEPTTLTYGNKTVTVTAPGTVTVTDCHFTTTHPASEHPYPQPTPGKPGKPGYTAPAVPGKPTTAAPVPVPTGTATYPVPEGTNPAVVTAAAGRIAPAGVLAVLGAIALF; this comes from the coding sequence ATGGTTGCTAtcaaggttgctgctgctggcctcCTCATCGGAGCTGCCACCGCTTCTCCCTACTACGCCCCTCCCTCCAACGGCACCACTCACTACACCACTGAGGTTGTCACCGCCATCACAACCTACTGCCCTGGTGCTACCACTCTCACCTACGGTGACAAGACCTACACCGTCACCTCTGAGACCACCTTGACCATCACCGACTGCCCTTGCACACTCAGCTACCCCGTCAAGCCCACCAAGCCCGTTGTCCCTCACCCCGTCTACACCACTGAGGTCATCACCGCCGTGACTACCTACTGCCCTGAGCCCACCACTCTGACCTACGGCAACAAGACCGTCACTGTCACCGCTCCCGGCACCGTCACCGTCACCGACTGCCACTTCACCACCACCCACCCTGCTTCCGAGCACCCTTACCCTCAGCCCACTCCCGGCAAGCCCGGTAAGCCCGGCTACACTGCTCCCGCTGTCCCCGGCAAGCCTACCACCGCTGCTCCCGTCCCCGTCCCTACTGGCACCGCTACCTACCCCGTCCCCGAGGGTACCAACCCTGCCGTCGTCACCGCTGCTGCCGGCCGCATTGCCCCCGCCGGCGTTCTCGCCGTCCTCGGTGCCATTGCTCTCTTCTAA
- a CDS encoding hypothetical protein (EggNog:ENOG41) produces MSLNVTIVGANGEAGLSIIDALSPSPNEFKLTAIVRPASINKPEIQQIKNKGVSVVPINLENNHEELVKALTGQDVVISCLVPFTTGPEIALANASKEAGIKRFLPSAFGPPCPPEGVMLLREFKETIINHVKKIYLPYTVVDVGMWYQVSLPSLPSGKIDYALKFPAAVVAEDGSHATSLTDLRDIGHYVAKIITDERTLNKYVFAYNEVWTQEEIHTHLEKVSGEKIPRSLMPAKDIEATIADAQVKYDASDKSLPFIFGLAGPQYLYCEWFRQDNLPGPAEYLGYLSSKDLYPDFEPIKYVDYVDEVMQGKGKSIYAGR; encoded by the exons ATGAGTCTGAACGTTACAATTGTCGGCGCAAATGGCGAAGCCGGTTTGTCCATCATCGATGCTCTCTCGCCTTCTCCAAACGAGTTT AAATTGACCGCAATTGTACGACCTGCTTCCATCAACAAACCCGAAATACAacagatcaagaacaagggcgTTTCTGTGGTCCCAATCAACCTTGAAAACAACCACGAAGAACTCGTCAAGGCACTCACCGGTCAAGATGTAGTCATCAGTTGTCTTGTACCTTTCACTACTGGTCCTGAAATTGCTTTGGCAAATGCTTCCAAAGAGGCTGGAATCAAACGATTCCTCCCCAGCGCCTTTGGCCCGCCCTGCCCTCCTGAAGGTGTCATGCTTCTTAGGGAGTTT AAAGAGACTATCATCAACCACGTCAAGAAAATCTATCTTCCATAcactgttgttgatgttggtatGTGGTATCAAGTCTCTCTTCCATCCCTCCCTTCTGGGAAGATTGACTATGCTCTCAAATTCCCCGCCGCTGTCGTCGCTGAGGATGGCTCACATGCCACAAGCTTGACAGACCTGAGAGACATTGGACATTACGTTGCCAAGATCATTACTGATGAGCGAACCCTGAACAAATATGTCTTTGCTTACAACGAAGTCTGGACTCAGGAGGAGATCCACACTCACTTGGAGAAGGTCAGCGGTGAGAAGATTCCGCGCAGCTTG ATGCCTGCCAAGGATATCGAGGCCACCATCGCTGACGCCCAGGTCAAGTACGACGCGAGTGACAAGAGTCTTCCCTTCATCTTTGGTCTCGCTGGTCCTCAGTATCTCTACTGCGAGTGGTTCCGTCAGGACAATCTTCCCGGGCCCGCCGAGTATTTGGGCTATCTCAGCTCCAAGGACCTTTATCCTGACTTTGAGCCAATCAAGTACGTGGACTATGTGGATGAGGTGATGCAAGGCAAGGGCAAGTCCATCTATGCGGGCCGTTGA
- a CDS encoding hypothetical protein (EggNog:ENOG41), with the protein MPSSSSSSSSPASSSSDDEQSQLTVGELKELIEMNIKALCLSDKARLFLVKRVAEHSGQILYGAGVASYRSTKCTDILLRSSGERLTIESALEDILDQTMAELSEKALFPEWCIKEFNVFK; encoded by the exons atgccatcatcctcatcatcctcctcatccccagcatcctcatcgtccgaTGACGAACAGAGCCAACTGACAGTTGGCGAATTGAAAGAACTGATCGAGA TGAACATCAAGGCTCTCTGTCTCTCCGACAAAGCCAGGCTGTTCCTGGTTAAGCGTGTTGCGGAGCATTCAGGTCAGATTCTTTATGGAGCTGGTGTTGCTTCGTATCGGAGCACCAAGTGCACTGATATCCTTCTGCGAAGCAGCGGCGAAAGACTCACAATTGAAAGCGCGCTCGAGGATATCCTGGACCAGACGATGGCGGAGCTCAGTGAGAAAGCTCTCTTTCCAGAATGGTGTATCAAAGAATTCAATG TCTTCAAATGA
- a CDS encoding hypothetical protein (EggNog:ENOG41) codes for MSCPARKYPLRKPQGHKLPIPRWHLALPGDLTHVCTAYIGVQIHSDAQDADIARNKATEIIQAWVNSDTGPEAYETFAVIDGCDVQESTVWVCYWSDKTKYDNGLNDLSLDSIYVQLPESGRALVGIWREAFITEFSRLETNYSGLDYLPGLAKLPGASFPEHELSAYWGAARDRIPSSAFDLFPPSKPNPVTIPPGVGQYLIGTNDENVAHIRSGQFWENCGQQEADSYNKRLEPTLHSGLQYLWDNSPETGALGLRYLRNQDPSLEEPRLRKESCGAGFFTNLEALEVWAKSHKSHLAIYRGALTHYKIFGDDRKFRTWHEVSILRAGDALFEYLNCVPETGVIRGVALKAESI; via the coding sequence ATGTCTTGCCCAGCGCGTAAATATCCCCTCCGCAAACCCCAAGGCCACAAGCTCCCGATCCCACGATGGCACCTCGCCCTCCCAGGTGATCTCACCCACGTCTGCACCGCGTACATCGGGGTTCAGATACATTCTGATGCTCAAGACGCTGATATCGCTCGAAATAAAGCTACTGAGATAATCCAAGCATGGGTGAACAGCGACACTGGGCCAGAGGCATATGAGACATTCGCAGTGATTGATGGATGTGATGTCCAAGAATCGACAGTATGGGTGTGTTACTGGTCAGACAAGACAAAATACGACAACGGCCTTAATGACCTCTCACTGGATTCCATCTACGTCCAACTACCAGAATCAGGCCGTGCCTTAGTGGGCATCTGGCGAGAGGCCTTCATCACAGAGTTTTCCCGCCTCGAAACAAATTACTCGGGCCTCGACTATCTCCCCGGTCTCGCAAAACTCCCTGGCGCAAGCTTTCCAGAACATGAACTCTCGGCGTACTGGGGCGCAGCAAGAGACAGAATCCCCTCGTCTGCCTTCGATCTCTTCCCACCGTCAAAGCCAAACCCAGTCACAATTCCTCCCGGTGTTGGCCAGTATCTCATCGGAACGAATGATGAGAACGTAGCTCATATCCGCTCGGGACAGTTCTGGGAGAACTGCGGTCAACAGGAAGCAGACTCTTACAACAAAAGGCTTGAACCCACTCTTCACTCTGGCCTGCAATATCTCTGGGATAATTCACCTGAAACGGGTGCTTTGGGACTGCGATACCTCAGAAATCAAGACCCTTCGCTTGAGGAACCTCGGCTGCGAAAAGAGTCTTGCGGTGCTGGCTTCTTCACGAACCTCGAAGCCCTTGAAGTTTGGGCAAAGAGTCACAAGTCTCATCTTGCTATATACCGCGGCGCATTAACTCACTACAAGATCTTTGGGGATGACAGGAAATTCCGAACGTGGCATGAAGTTTCCATTCTGAGAGCAGGAGATGCACTGTTTGAATATCTAAATTGTGTGCCTGAAACGGGCGTGATTCGAGGCGTTGCTCTCAAGGCAGAGAGCATCTAG
- a CDS encoding hypothetical protein (EggNog:ENOG41): MSSSIAIPAGPSATRPFHKGTGSSPNSPFGTPSSSPPSAGKDKALHNRRPSLLSSSLSKQECTVINVGDPEGTPRLISYLSSSQGFAWNPEIFLPSYIDCDYVPLENRRDPVHEIILTDDESKNLLPH; the protein is encoded by the exons ATGTCGTCCTCTATCGCCATTCCCGCTGGCCCCTCGGCTACCCGTCCATTCCATAAGGGCACCGGCTCTTCTCCAAACAGCCCGTTTGGCACTCCTTCGTCTTCTCCTCCGTCGGCCGGAAAGGACAAGGCCCTGCACAACCGCCGTCCGAGCCTCCTGA GCTCTTCACTCTCCAAGCAAGAATGCACCGTCATTAATGTCGGCGATCCGGAAGGCACTCCCCGGCTG ATCTCCTACCTCTCCTCCAGCCAGGGTTTCGCCTGGAATCCCG AAATCTTTCTCCCATCTTATATCGACTGCGACTATGTTCCCCTCGAGAACCGCCGGGACCCGGTCCACGAGATCATTCTGACCGACGACGAGTCCAAGAACCTGCTACCTCACTAA
- a CDS encoding hypothetical protein (EggNog:ENOG41): MVSQTGQVERAVRLKELIQMNVAALYASMSVTKLFVCKRGELYVAGVATPHTCGHGSVLLKSIERTTVEGALESLLEETAKELTTEMNF; the protein is encoded by the exons ATGGTATCTCAAACCGGCCAAGTCGAGCGAGCTGTACGCTTGAAGGAGCTCATCCAGA TGAACGTCGCCGCCCTATACGCAAGCATGTCCGTAACAAAGCTTTTCGTCTGTAAGCGTGGCGAGCTGTATGTTGCCGGCGTGGCCACTCCCCACACTTGCGGGCATGGGAGTgtcttgttgaagagcatTGAGCGTACGACCGTCGAAGGTGCTCTAGAGTCACTTTTGGAGGAGACGGCGAAGGAATTGACCACGGAGATGAACTTTTGA
- a CDS encoding hypothetical protein (EggNog:ENOG41): MRLLNVSTLQLKEFIGQVPPYAILSHTWTEEEVLYSDIGALTAQSKEGYPKLVGCCSKAAEDGFEWVWIDTCCIDKSSSAELSEAINSMYKWYQKATVCYAYLQDVTTETCISTNIFHITEFGRSRWFTRGWTLQELIAPQVVELCSKEWTVIGTKKSLASSIETATGIPITVLRGSHPSSYNVAERMSWASARTTTREEDMAYCLLGLFDVNMPLLYGEGAKSFIRLQEQILRQEEDYSMFAWTLQQNNPIANSETSSTGFLAWSPSQFSKSSLHAQASSKDTQNQKMIDHGHAFPPPSEPELDSEKQSIEYRVLHEKDYGRMFRGQRSIVAMQSVLSNPLEFTSRGLRINLHVLFPTDLDLARVAWLSYETEDSLVCVLIERDYESARRRVYCRVKSSSLIGVPKTLLPYFRPMELFIRPSGYSTGSNNFGMKPPSSMFSSKKLQILTQVSSTTTRSLQIVLSYPSDDWMKRQTPIHESPFKALWVVCSYGSQSSLFRIDIMISIDDASCTIRELSQSSSDIDEPRRNALFRACAQYKKSFVAHTDRAVKRSARVPETVFSAVLRKMPTSHEDLLTYELPVDAWDVGGCPSWVQLSLLQEHKDVDELKTP, from the coding sequence ATGCGTCTATTAAATGTCTCAACTCTCCAGCTGAAAGAATTCATCGGACAAGTCCCTCCCTACGCAATTCTCAGTCACACATGGACCGAAGAAGAGGTTCTCTACAGTGATATTGGCGCCCTAACTGCTCAATCAAAAGAAGGCTACCCCAAACTCGTTGGTTGTTGTAGTAAGGCCGCTGAAGATGGCTTCGAATGGGTGTGGATTGACACTTGCTGTATCGACAAGTCCAGCAGCGCTGAGCTTTCCGAGGCGATTAATTCCATGTACAAGTGGTACCAGAAAGCGACCGTCTGTTATGCTTATTTACAGGATGTCACCACAGAAACTTGTATTAGTACCAACATCTTTCATATCACAGAGTTTGGCAGAAGCAGGTGGTTCACAAGAGGTTGGACACTTCAGGAACTGATCGCGCCTCAAGTCGTCGAGCTCTGTTCCAAGGAATGGACCGTGATCGGCACAAAAAAGAGTCTTGCCTCAAGTATAGAAACTGCCACTGGCATCCCAATCACTGTATTACGTGGTtcgcatccatcatcatatAATGTCGCTGAGCGGATGTCGTGGGCATCGGCTCGAACTACAACCAGAGAGGAAGACATGGCCTACTGCTTACTGGGTCTATTCGATGTCAACATGCCCCTTCTCTATGGTGAAGGAGCCAAGTCGTTTATCCGACTCCAGGAGCAGATTCtccgacaagaagaagactatAGCATGTTTGCATGGACTCTCCAGCAAAATAACCCAATTGCCAATTCCGAAACCTCTTCTACTGGGTTTCTGGCTTGGTCACCCTCACAATTCTCCAAGAGTTCCCTACatgctcaagcttcttcaaaggACACGCAGAACCAGAAGATGATCGACCATGGCCATGCATTTCCTCCCCCTTCTGAACCCGAGCTTGATTCGGAGAAACAGAGCATCGAATACCGAGTCCTGCACGAGAAGGATTACGGCCGCATGTTTCGCGGCCAACGTAGCATCGTTGCAATGCAGTCGGTCCTCTCGAATCCTCTCGAGTTCACAAGTCGCGGTTTACGTATCAATCTGCATGTTCTGTTCCCTACTGATCTTGACCTGGCCCGCGTCGCATGGCTATCATACGAGACAGAGGACAGTCTTGTATGCGTCCTCATAGAACGTGACTATGAGTCGGCGCGACGACGGGTTTATTGCAGAGTTAAATCGTCTTCTCTTATCGGTGTGCCCAAGACACTGCTCCCATACTTTAGACCTATGGAACTCTTCATTCGACCCAGTGGCTATTCCACAGGCTCAAATAACTTTGGTATGAaaccaccatcttcaatgTTTTCGTCAAAGAAATTACAGATCTTGACACAAGTCTCATCGACAACTACGCGCTCGCTCCAAATTGTCTTGTCTTATCCAAGCGATGACTGGATGAAACGACAAACTCCAATACATGAGTCCCCATTCAAGGCTCTCTGGGTCGTCTGTTCATATGGCTCTCAATCTTCACTATTTCGGATTGACATCATGATATCAATCGACGATGCTTCATGCACTATCCGAGAGCTTTCGCAGTCTAGCAGCGATATCGATGAGCCTCGTAGGAACGCTCTCTTTCGGGCTTGTGCACAGTACAAGAAATCTTTTGTTGCACATACAGACCGTGCTGTAAAACGATCTGCTCGAGTTCCAGAGACTGTGTTTTCAGCTGTTCTCCGGAAAATGCCAACTTCTCATGAGGACCTCTTGACTTATGAGCTTCCGGTCGATGCGTGGGACGTGGGTGGCTGCCCCAGTTGGGTTCAATTGAGTTTGTTACAAGAACATAAAGATGTTGACGAGTTGAAGACTCCCTAA
- a CDS encoding hypothetical protein (EggNog:ENOG41), whose translation MGLYDVCKTFIVYTATFFSLPFHEHIGGDSEQPVLSFENGQISQNYPKFPAPNGPDSPDEDFICKYPELGNDWKSCPTPENRHFWLTSSDGHNFSIHTDYETMYPPGVLREYWLVVDNKTINGDGIDNPYGKVFNQTYPGPWIKACWGDLIRVHVTNKLRYNGTTIHWHGLGQNGTMEMDGINGVTQCPIAPDDTFTYEFRALQYGSSWYHSHYSLQYADVSQDPQLSLGRRQLTMVKLRIQFLSRTGTIEVLFRSGNKN comes from the exons ATGGGTTTATACGACGTATGCAAGACGTTCATCGTCTACACCGCCACCTTCTTTTCACTTCCATTTCACGAGCATATCGGAGGTGACTCTGAACAGCCCGTTCTATCTTTCGAAAATGGCCAGATCTCGCAAAATTATCCAAAGTTCCCTGCACCCAATGGCCCCGATTCCCCAGATGAAGACTTCATTTGCAAGTATCCCGAGCTTGGAAATGACTGGAAGTCATGTCCTACTCCAGAAAACCGTCACTTCTGGCTGACGAGCTCTGATGGACACAATTTTAGTATTCATACTGACTATGAGACTATGTATCCGCCTGGAGTGCTTCGAGAG TATTGGCTTGTGGTAGATAACAAGACCATCAACGGCGACGGCATAGATAATCCGTATGGAAAGGTCTTCAACCAAACCTACCCCGGCCCATGGATCAAGGCCTGCTGGGGTGATCTCATCAGAGTCCACGTCACAAATAAACTGCGATATAACGGCACCACGATTCATTGGCATGGTCTCGGACAGAATGGAACCATGGAGATGGATGGCATCAATGGCGTCACTCAATGCCCCATCGCTCCAGATGATACCTTTACATATGAGTTTCGCGCTCTTCAGTATGGCTCTTCTTGGTATCATAGTCACTACTCTCTACAATACGCCGACGTTTCGCAGGACCCACAACTATCTTTGGGCCGTCGTCAGCTCACTATGGTGAAGCTAAGGATTCAGTTCTTATCACGGACTGGAACCATCGAAGTGCTTTTCAGGAGTGGGAACAAGAACTAA
- a CDS encoding hypothetical protein (EggNog:ENOG41) codes for MDSESVVAQVQRKIELQAPEDLSYLIANVRRAAAERINEAFPVVDGNDGEDELRNHIEKLVNEYIDKTFSLASPNLSINGLPVSLDSFLSESNAEPDTVYEPFDTRKRRRVAELITQEEKLLEDVAALKRSVPATTAEAQAEQLRDSLKRDDDMLEARKQQIIAEAAEVDLDVQPLERQDGVEKGFRRAVEGLGRLKRDMPAVVAKMERARVAGEYVVTQGR; via the exons ATGGACTCTGAATCTGTCGTCGCCCAAGTCCAGCGCAAGATCGAGCTGCAAGCACCCGAGGATCTCTCATATCTCATCGCCAATGTCCGTCGCGCAGCCGCAGAACGTATCAACGAAGCATTCCCCGTGGTAGATGGCAatgatggagaggatgaaTTGCGAAATCATATTGAGAAGCTCGTCAACGAG TACATCGACAAGACATTCTCCCTTGCCTCTCCAAATCTCTCGATAAACGGCCTCCCTGTATCCCTGGACTCTTTCCTCTCTGAATCAAACGCCGAGCCCGATACCGTTTACGAACCTTTCGATACGCGCAAACGTCGGCGTGTCGCAGAGTTAATCACACAGGAAGAAAAGCTTCTCGAGGATGTTGCGGCGTTGAAACGCTCGGTACCCGCTACGACGGCTGAGGCGCAAGCAGAGCAACTGCGCGACAGTCTAAAGCGTGACGACGATATGCTCGAAGCACGAAAACAGCAGATTATAGCAGAGGCCGCTGAAGTGGATTTGGACGTCCAACCACTAGAGAGACAAGATGGCGTGGAGAAAGGTTTCCGAAGAGCTGTCGAGGGTCTGGGAAGATTGAAGCGCGATATGCCTGCCGTGGTGGCCAAGATGGAGAGAGCGCGTGTGGCGGGCGAGTATGTCGTTACGCAGGGACGATAA
- a CDS encoding hypothetical protein (EggNog:ENOG41) codes for MSDPVKRLSSSMPLVARARNARRIMSNDIPERMTAEEQPYCIWHPDMATEDAYRSMASGFPDMRYQVGRACAAAGCHALYQELDLLPEVSIAEEGRESETDGGKLIYDEIMSFKYRYVIMDDCKRTVELMDYVCPVYLNGNTEVRWRLTALRGIARRFNDDLLPCTKEDMHLGLEVQELDERHDILNDNEAKLLYNPLPRDLPAVKKTLLTQMAAHDGNIERYTQLATSGRTLTQLDQDCVIRGIIHHTMYARWWAGQIKNDTIYARSSPYVWDIQRAIMARRIMLNDASAFEEGWPPGVPMPYIIWWPLQPQPDMLGLLAMKVSEMKRQCAAAAIVCDYENVYKSLDPEPSWHLWNIASEFAANPFYREDQERRGGGRCRSGG; via the coding sequence ATGAGTGACCCCGTCAAACGCCTCAGCTCTTCAATGCCTCTGGTCGCTCGAGCCCGCAACGCTCGCCGCATCATGAGCAACGACATACCGGAGCGGATGACGGCAGAGGAGCAGCCATACTGTATATGGCATCCCGACATGGCCACCGAGGATGCCTACCGCTCAATGGCCTCTGGATTCCCCGACATGCGCTATCAGGTCGGCCGTGCGTGTGCTGCAGCAGGTTGTCACGCCCTCTACCAGGAGCTTGATCTCCTGCCTGAAGTGTCCATCGCTGAAGAGGGGCGAGAAAGCGAGACAGATGGCGGGAAACTCATCTATGACGAGATCATGAGTTTCAAATATCGCTATGTGATCATGGACGACTGCAAACGCACGGTAGAATTGATGGACTATGTATGCCCGGTGTATCTCAACGGTAACACCGAAGTGCGATGGCGCTTGACAGCTCTACGAGGCATTGCACGCCGCTTCAATGACGACCTTCTCCCATGCACCAAAGAGGACATGCATCTCGGCCTCGAGGTCCAAGAATTAGATGAAAGGCATGATATACTGAATGATAACGAGGCGAAGCTGCTCTATAACCCTCTGCCTCGCGATCTGCCGGCGGTGAAAAAGACTTTGTTGACACAGATGGCAGCCCACGACGGCAACATCGAACGCTATACCCAGCTCGCCACGTCTGGAAGAACATTAACGCAACTAGACCAAGACTGTGTCATCCGTGGTATCATACATCACACTATGTATGCTCGCTGGTGGGCGGGCCAGATCAAGAACGACACCATCTATGCTAGGTCTTCCCCATACGTGTGGGATATTCAGCGAGCCATAATGGCACGTCGAATCATGCTCAACGACGCTTCCGCATTCGAAGAAGGCTGGCCACCAGGAGTCCCGATGCCCTACATCATCTGGTGGCCCCTACAACCGCAGCCAGATATGCTTGGTCTTCTTGCCATGAAGGTGTCTGAGATGAAGAGGCAGTGCGCGGCGGCAGCGATTGTCTGCGATTATGAGAATGTCTACAAGAGCCTTGACCCAGAGCCGAGCTGGCACCTATGGAACATCGCCAGTGAGTTCGCTGCCAATCCGTTCTACCGTGAGGATCAGGAGAGGCGAGGGGGGGGAAGATGTCGAAGTGGAGGATGA
- a CDS encoding hypothetical protein (EggNog:ENOG41) encodes MATIEYFLIAGATGRQGGAAVDALLTHPNIEIKPKQVYVLTRQASGSGAVKLREKYGDINIVTGDLNDSETILQQLDKTILPKTGIFLAQAHGPTEVSDAKGLIDATARNGLPYFVYSSVDRGGRELSDKDPSYCKTFSDKFLIEKHLIDVCYNSNMDYTILRPTWFADNAWWGFPGQLCMTGWRENMNGKKMQVTVTKDIGRWAVEGLVRPDRTGIRNQALSIASEELSFKDIDDIFIKHTGKGVPVTYGLLTRFIIWMIKDLNTMFGFIGERPYGADLAWLKTQLEPTTFEQWVKADVPGRDNTEA; translated from the coding sequence ATGGCCACCATTGAATACTTTCTCATCGCTGGCGCAACAGGTCGTCAAGGCGGCGCAGCAGTTGATGCCCTCCTAACTCATCCCAATATCGAGATAAAACCAAAGCAAGTCTATGTACTGACTCGCCAAGCTTCTGGATCAGGAGCCGTCAAACTACGTGAGAAGTACGGCGACATCAATATTGTTACTGGCGACTTGAACGATTCAGAAACCATTCTCCAGCAGCTGGACAAGACCATCCTTCCCAAAACTGGTATCTTTCTCGCTCAAGCCCATGGACCGACTGAAGTCAGCGACGCAAAAGGACTTATCGATGCTACTGCTAGAAATGGTCTTCCGTACTTTGTGTACTCTTCTGTTGATCGAGGTGGTCGTGAACTCAGCGATAAGGATCCTTCGTACTGCAAGACATTCTCCGACAAATTCCTCATCGAGAAGCATCTCATTGACGTCTGCTATAACTCCAACATGGACTACACGATCCTCCGTCCGACTTGGTTCGCTGATAATGCTTGGTGGGGTTTCCCAGGCCAACTTTGCATGACGGGTTGGCGAGAGAACATGAACGGAAAGAAGATGCAAGTCACTGTGACAAAAGACATTGGAAGATGGGCTGTAGAAGGCCTTGTCCGTCCTGATAGGACCGGAATTCGAAACCAAGCTCTTTCTATTGCTAGCGAGGAGCTGAGCTTCAAGGACATTGatgacatcttcatcaaacaTACTGGCAAAGGCGTCCCTGTTACTTACGGCCTTCTAACACGATTCATAATCTGGATGATCAAGGATCTGAACACCATGTTCGGTTTCATCGGCGAGAGACCTTATGGTGCGGATCTTGCATGGTTGAAGACTCAGTTGGAGCCTACTACGTTCGAACAATGGGTCAAGGCCGATGTCCCAGGACGTGACAACACCGAAGCTTGA